gtcaaaaaatagaACCCGTTACACTAAAGTTGAAACCGTAACAGTTTtcgaatattttactaaatcgtAACTGAAACCgaaccataataattttatttcggaCCGGGTCCCTGATtaggataaataaaattctgtcGTTGACGCTCTTTATCTACACATGTTTGTTTCATTATCCTTATTTACACGCGTTTCTTGTATCATAATacctaatatatttattttactgagaaactttttttaattaattcctatacatttataaaactggaataaaacgaaagaaatattCACTCATATTCAATCAGATATtaagaattgaatttttttttcttttgtaaaatgtaaagtgGACACAGCTCCAGAGCGGAAGTGCCTCTGTCTGTAATCATCATTTTAtcattctaatataaataatagcatgatcctgaaaatatttattacacacagtattatgtaatttaaagacCTTTTTCCCTATGTAGCAACGgattatttcaattcaagAAAATCTTGTCCTTGTGGTATACTAGAACaggacaatttttattaaattaatagtaataacgctttttaataaaaaaaagttaacaacTTATATCAacgtttctatatataaatcgtatttatgtttaattgtattattcgtGACGACTGTTGACGACTGGTGGCTTAAGTTGCTGGTATGTTTGTATTCAACGTAAGTAGGGTAATAGGGCCGGTTCTGAGCCATGGGGTAATGCGCGGGGAGCGGGGCGGGGGGGTATTTGGTGGTGCGGGGGTGACAACGTCACGCGAGGCGGGGACGCTTATCGGGTggaatttactaatttttaatgatatggTAGTTTTTAAGTGAAGGGTACCATTAGGTACATTAACTTATCGCATAACAAAGGTGAGTAAAAAAAGGAATGCAATTATCTGTTCAAACTTATATTAGACATTATTAGACAcgtgtttttaaaatgttataacaaaGGTGAGTAAAAAAGGAATGCAATTATCTGTTCAAAACTTATATTAGACATTATTAGACacgtgtttttaaaaatgttataacaaaGGTTTGTTAAGAAAGGTATGCAATTATCTGTTAAAAAACCTATAAATGTAAAAGCTAAGTTTTTTCCGTGATGATAATGCGCTATCGATATTTGTCATGTTctcataaataattagtatGAAACAAATATGATGTTGAAGTTTTGGAGGGGGAAGCGCTAGACGAAAATATATAACGATGAACTAAGCGTGTCAAATCATGGATTTGAAAGTCATTCGCGTATTGGTTGGTAAAAAACTGTGAATTATGCGACAACATTACATGCAAGTACTGTGAAAAAAGTGTGtgtggaaaaaaattgtataaaacaaGGAAGACTTTGAGCAAACTGAACGTGATCTGTTGGAGTGGTCCCAccaagtataataattttaaagcagTAATGGATGAATTGTTGGACGAAGACAGCCCGTTATCAGATGACAGTGACTATAACAGCGATCAAAGTGAGATCTCCACCAATAAAATCGTTAAGGTAGTGTCTCGCAAACAAATTCATGCATTAACCGAACGTTCCAAAGTGTGTGTTATGTATAGTTATTATTCCACGGGTAATGATGTTGTATGCACTTCATGCATGATCAATCTGTCTGACCACGGTGATATAGAAGTGATATACTCTGTTAAAAGACATAAATCGAACTACATGCTGCAGTGAATGAACGTTATTGCTCAAACTGCAGAAGAGCATTGTATTTGATATTCCAATGCAACATGTGTCCTGTATGTACGCAGTGAGAGAAACTGAATGTTGCATTATAATAGTGTATACCTTTACGTAGGTAATATGGAAAAATTCAACCAGTATGACAACGCTTTAGACTATATAttgaacaataataattgtgatCATGATGCTGAATACAGACAAGATAGCATTGATATTCTGAAGGACGAGGATCTACGAGGAGAAAGATTCACGGGTGTACAACGAATATCACTGGCACAGTTTTTATGCGATCGCGAACTCGGTATACGTGGAACCAGTGAACGCATCGTCAGACAAGGGGTTGATATTGAAACTGAATCCCCATATGACTGGCCATATCACGTGCGATGGGAAGTATATAGATGGATGTTGGATGAGTGCAAGAGAGAGGTAGACAAAGAATTTGAATGGCACTATAAATATGGTGTACTACGAtattacaatgaaaaaaattatgattgtaATGATTGGGCAATGAAAATCATTCAAAAGATTGAGTACAACGAAGTTCTATATATTGCGATTCATACAGGCATTGGAAAGTGCATCGAATTgataatcataaattatcatgattataatatcattGATGCAGTGTGGTATTGTGAATTATGTGACAGAGTCACTTGCAAGTGcttcgaaatataaaaaaattgtgtgaaaAGACAATGTAAAACATGGAAGATCTCGAGCAAACTGAACGAGATCTGTTGGAGCGGTCCCACCAAATCATCACCTTAAGCGAATATTTTGCATGGGCACAGCGATGCGAGGAGTTTATTAAACAGCTTGAAGAACGCAGTCGTGTCAAGCGTTCACGACTCTCAATCGGACATAGACAATCTTTGGTTGCTAGAATCACACGACTCGAGGGTGTAAAGACTCGCTTGGAGAGACATTTCATGCACATCGGTGGTGAATACGTGGGCACTAGTGACTATAATAACGCGAAAAAACTTGTTTGGCGAGAGATCGATACAGCATTTGAAAATCGTATATTGACTGGTGCTGTAATCAACGCTGATTATATTGAACCGCGACAATTTTTGGAAGACGCTGGTAGTGTAGTGCTCGAGCAAGTGCAAGACGTTATAAAAAGACACAACAGTGCAAAAGTGAATACCACGTTCAATGGTGAGTTTGTGACGGGAGATAAACGTGCTAATAAGAGTATCAACACGAAAAACTATGAACTCTTTCAAACATCAAACTTATACGAGTGGTACAAGCAGCATGTCATCGAATTCATATTGGCATCCCTCGAAGATTTCCAGGAACGTGATAGCGGGTGGGCGTTATCACGAATCCTTAATCTTACGGTCAACATCAACAAGCACAATCCATTGCATGCAGGGTGTTATATCCAGTTGCCTCGGGAGATAATGATGAAGAAAGCGGTGATCAATGTAAAATCTATGGATGATGCATGTTTTGCATGGTCAGTGGTCGCTGCTTTGCATCCTGCCAAAGAACATTCATATCGGGAATCTTCATATCCACATTATGCGACAGTGCtaaatttgcaaaacattaagtTTCCAATGACgttgaatcaaataaaaaaatttgaacaattaaataatctctCAATCAATGTATATTGCACAGAAAAAACAAAGGAACAACTTGCAATTTTACCACTACGGCTTGCTGataagaagaaagagaagcatGTCAATCTGTTGTATCTGCAGGACCCGCGAGATGACAATGTGGGACATTTCACATGGATTAAGAATCTATCCCGCCTCGTGAGCTCACAACTCAGTAAAcatgaacataaaaaatacttgtGCGATCGGTacgtatatttcaataaaattataaaatttgtataaaagaaacaaattataataaattataataataaattatgtttttgcaGATGTTTGCACTATTTCAGCACGAACGAGAAATTGGAAGCCCACGTCGTTGATTGTCGAGAATTAAATGACTGTGCTATCCAACTACCGAGCGAAGATAACAAATGGCTGAGTTTCAAAAACTACAACAGAAAGGAACGAGTTCCCTTTGTGGTGTATGCTGACTTGGAATGCGTTCTAAAGAAGCTAAATACAGATCCGAGAATGCCGACATATGCGTCTCAGCATCATGAAGTATTCAGCGTTGGATATTACATGCACTGCACTTACGATGAGTCTTTATCAAGGTATCGATTTCATCACGGTAAAAATTGCGTTGCATGGTTCGCagagcaattaaaaaatatagcgcATAACGTTAAGGATATTCTGTCGGCTAATGTCCCCATGGATTTCACGCGAGACGAAtgggaaaattttaatagtgcTACACACTGTCATGTGTGTGAAAAACCGTTCGCGCCAAACGACACACGGGCACGCGATCATTGTCATTTGACCGGTCGTTATAGAGGTCCCGCACATTCagattgcaatttaaattacaaagatTCACATTGCATTCCTATAGTTTTTCACAACTTATCTGGGTATGATGCACATTTCATCATCAAAGAGATAGCTACCGCGTACGAAGGGAAAATCGACTTACTTCCcatcacaaaagaaaaatacatttcattTACTAAACATGTTAAAAACACTGAAGATAATGAGCggaaaatttgtgtaaaattacgGTTTATCGattctttcaaatttcttaataCGAGTCTTGACAAATTAACATCCTTTCTCAGTAATGATAAACTATCAATATTGCAACGTGAATTCAGTAATTTATCTGcagaaaaatttgatttattgacGCGAAAAGGCGTGTTTCCCTACGAATACGTAGATTGCGTGGACAAGTTGCAGGATACATGGTTACCGCCGCGCGAATTATTTTACAGTTCTTTGACCGGCGACACTGTATCCGAAAGCGATTACGCACACGCTGTCAACGTGTGGCAGCAGTTCTCCATTCAAACCTTGGGCGAGTACAGCGATCTGTATCTGAAAACCGACGTATTGTTGTTAGctgatatatttgaaaactttcGTGACAGTTGCGTTGTGAGTTACGGACTCGACCCCGCATATTATTATACTCTACCGGGTTTTACATGGGACGCGATGCTGAAACATACTTGCATCAATTTCGAACTACTCACAGATATTGAAATGGTTATGTTTATCGAGCGTGGCATACGCGGTGGCCTGAGCCAATGTTCGTGCAGATATGCGAGGGCCAATAACAAGCACATGCAGTCGTACGATCCATCGAAACCATCGTCGTACCTCATGTACTTTGACGTAAACAATCTATACGGATGGGCAATGTGTCAACCATTGCCTTACGCCGAATTTCAATGGGTCAAAAACATCTCAAACTTTGACGTTACCACAATTGCTTCAGATTCGCCCACAGGTTATATTTTCGAGGTCGATCTAGAGTACCCACAAAATAAACACAACGCGCACACCGATCTACCATTCTGTCCAACGCATGAAAAACCGCCTGGCAAGTTGCAGCTCAAGCTCCTCGCGACTCTGTATGATAAGAAGCGTTACGTAATACACTATCGCAATCTGCAGCAGTGCATGCGTCACGGTCTTCGTATCACAAAGATATACCGTATATTACAATTCGCACAATCTTCATGGCTTCGCAATTACATTCAGCTTAATACAAATTTCAGAACTCATGCCAAGAacgattttgagaaaaatttgtataaattaatgaacaacGCGGTATTCGGGAAAACCATGGAGAACGTGCGCAATCacgttaatgtaaaattattaacaaagtggGGCGGGCGGTATGGCGCTGAGGCAATGATTGCGAAACCAAATTTCCATAGTCGAAGCGTCTTTTCGGAAAATCTAGTCGCCATTGAATTGCGAAAACTTAagacaaaattcgacaaaccGATTTATGTGGGTATGTCTATTCTTGACATATCCAAGACATGTTTGTATGAATTTCATTATGAGTATATGTTACCATTGTTTcacaataaatgtaaagtcATGTACACCGATACGGATAGTCTTATATATCACATCGAGTGCAATGATGTGTACGATATCATGAAGCGTGACATTAGTAGATTTgacacgagcgattatccgGTTGACAATGCATATGGTATTCCAcgtgtcaataaaaaaaaactagggCTGATGAAAGATGAAAATAATGGCGCGATAATGACAGAGTTCGTTGGACTTAGAGCAAAAATGTACGCATTAAGGGTAGACGGTAGAAAAGACACTAAAAAGGTCAAAGGTGTCAAGAGTAACATCATAGCGCATACTATAACGTTCGACGATTATATGCTGTGTCTGCGAGATGAAATTGAAATGACACGACAGCAGACTTGTATAAGATCGAAATTGCATGAGGTGTACACCATCCACGAGACGAAAATTGCTCTGAGTCCATACGACGATAAGCGATATGTAGATTCGACTGTAAATACATTACCATGGGGACATTATCGGATACCTTTATAATATAtcgtattttatacattatgtattttgtatttgtattttacatatattttctaattttacatctcacattttatatattttatacgttgcatttcatgtattttacattttacatttattttatagttgtaGATTTAATGTTTCATGTATTTCACATTATACacttatgttacattttatgtatttttttatacttttgtaatttcataatatacattttacgtttttattttctattaaaaatgtgtGAGTTAATACTAAGAACattgaaatatgtattaaggatgattgtattttatacattatagccattttatatgcattttacattaagaacgtgtatgtattaataataagaagaatATATTGAGGAGGGATAATAAAGAAACctcatatatgtaaaaaaaaatgtattttatattcatatgtttacaatatttttttttatatgattataataaagaaaatattcttatgtAATATTGTCTTTGTGAATCCAAGAATTGTGTGATCCGTCGAATCCCAACCACTTGACGTAAACCATGTTCCCCTTTTTGCGTAATACTTTCTCTACGAGGTACATGTTTGGATAAGTCGCACGATGCAACTCATACTCGTAAAATGCTCCAGCGATAGATTTACCACGATAATCATTGAGCAGATATGTTACAGGATTAGTGCGCTGtactttaacaattttaaacaccTCCGTGGTCCAATTTGGTGTATAACCTTTCTCGAAGACTGTTTTGTATTTGCTAACGCGTACCAAGTCGCCTACTTTGAACTTTGCTGGACCAACAATCTTTATTGTGCTGTACACGGTAGTCAACAGTTTTTCAGCGATCGCGGGGGTAACGTCAACAGGCCGCATACCGATTGTTCGATGCTTGCGCGTATTGTACTCCGCGACAAGCTGTGGCAACGCGTCGATCCACTTGTAGGTTCCGTTGAACGTAAACATTTTCCACATGTCATTTTTCAACGTGCGATTGAATCGCTCAACGACCGATGCCTTCAACATCGAATATGtggaataatgattaatatcattttttttaagagtttttgCACGTAGGCGTTATAAAATTCCTTCCCCATGTCAGTTTGTAGGTTTCTTGGACATCTCTTGCTCTCTCGAATTATCTCGGTGATTGCGTTAGCCGTCTCGCTTCCGCCTTTACTCTTGAGTGGTATGGCCCATGCATGCTTGCTTAACACATCTATAACGGTGAGTATGTAGTGATAGCCTCTGTTGAAACGTGAGTATGGAATCATCTCGACGATATCGGCTTGCCATAGATCGTCATATCCATGAACTATGACGCGTCTTCGCGGCAAATTTTTTCTCGCCGGAGCGTGTAGTTCCTCAACGAGTTGCTGCCTTTCATTACTAATAAGttgttccttttttctctcattaGTTTTTGTAgatctctttatcttttttcccaTTATGAAGTGTTGTTTAAGAGTTGTTACGTATATTTCGTCTTACTTT
This DNA window, taken from Monomorium pharaonis isolate MP-MQ-018 unplaced genomic scaffold, ASM1337386v2 scaffold_433, whole genome shotgun sequence, encodes the following:
- the LOC118648428 gene encoding uncharacterized protein LOC118648428; protein product: MEDLEQTERDLLERSHQIITLSEYFAWAQRCEEFIKQLEERSRVKRSRLSIGHRQSLVARITRLEGVKTRLERHFMHIGGEYVGTSDYNNAKKLVWREIDTAFENRILTGAVINADYIEPRQFLEDAGSVVLEQVQDVIKRHNSAKVNTTFNGEFVTGDKRANKSINTKNYELFQTSNLYEWYKQHVIEFILASLEDFQERDSGWALSRILNLTVNINKHNPLHAGCYIQLPREIMMKKAVINVKSMDDACFAWSVVAALHPAKEHSYRESSYPHYATVLNLQNIKFPMTLNQIKKFEQLNNLSINVYCTEKTKEQLAILPLRLADKKKEKHVNLLYLQDPRDDNVGHFTWIKNLSRLVSSQLSKHEHKKYLCDRCLHYFSTNEKLEAHVVDCRELNDCAIQLPSEDNKWLSFKNYNRKERVPFVVYADLECVLKKLNTDPRMPTYASQHHEVFSVGYYMHCTYDESLSRYRFHHGKNCVAWFAEQLKNIAHNVKDILSANVPMDFTRDEWENFNSATHCHVCEKPFAPNDTRARDHCHLTGRYRGPAHSDCNLNYKDSHCIPIVFHNLSGYDAHFIIKEIATAYEGKIDLLPITKEKYISFTKHVKNTEDNERKICVKLRFIDSFKFLNTSLDKLTSFLSNDKLSILQREFSNLSAEKFDLLTRKGVFPYEYVDCVDKLQDTWLPPRELFYSSLTGDTVSESDYAHAVNVWQQFSIQTLGEYSDLYLKTDVLLLADIFENFRDSCVVSYGLDPAYYYTLPGFTWDAMLKHTCINFELLTDIEMVMFIERGIRGGLSQCSCRYARANNKHMQSYDPSKPSSYLMYFDVNNLYGWAMCQPLPYAEFQWVKNISNFDVTTIASDSPTGYIFEVDLEYPQNKHNAHTDLPFCPTHEKPPGKLQLKLLATLYDKKRYVIHYRNLQQCMRHGLRITKIYRILQFAQSSWLRNYIQLNTNFRTHAKNDFEKNLYKLMNNAVFGKTMENVRNHVNVKLLTKWGGRYGAEAMIAKPNFHSRSVFSENLVAIELRKLKTKFDKPIYVGMSILDISKTCLYEFHYEYMLPLFHNKCKVMYTDTDSLIYHIECNDVYDIMKRDISRFDTSDYPVDNAYGIPRVNKKKLGLMKDENNGAIMTEFVGLRAKMYALRVDGRKDTKKVKGVKSNIIAHTITFDDYMLCLRDEIEMTRQQTCIRSKLHEVYTIHETKIALSPYDDKRYVDSTVNTLPWGHYRIPL